GCAAAGACCGGGCTTCCGGGCGCAATAATAACGGTGACCGATACCGGAGCCGGCATGGATGACGATGTTATCGATAAACTGTTCGTGCCGTTCTTCACAACGAAAGAAAACGGCATTGGATTGGGGCTTGCAGCCGCACGGAAGGTTATCGAGGCGCATCACGGGGAAATATGGATTGAAAGCGAATCCGGCGCAGGAACCGCGGTGGGGGTAGTACTGCCCGGAACGAATATGGCATGATAGGAATGAATCCCCGTACTGGTGAATCATTACAGGCGGGCGATGCATGGTACAGATGATTATGAAGACAGTGTACGGAACGGGGAATTCGATGAAAAACATGGTTGGCATCCTTGTTGTAATGGCATGTGTATCCGGTTTCGTTCCGGCAGCGGTCGCTGAAAACGCCCCCGTATGGAATCCCGCATGGAAATTCAGCATGGAGGTCATTGTTCAGGAAACCGCGGGGATCGACCGTATACAGGAGCCTGTCGAATGTGAAATCGCGCTGGTTCATCCGATGAAAAGCGGCGATGTTAAGACTGTTCCCGCCGATATACGCCGCGAGGTGAGGGTTGTCCGCTGCACCGCCGAAAAGCGTTTTATCGAGATTTCATCGCAGGTATATGATATCCGCGCGGGCGCGAAAAACGTGAAGAGCGATCCACCGACAGTCGCCGTGCGGGCTCGGGTTGTGTTCATGGCCGATGTCAAGGCTCTTTCATCCGAGCGGTATCTTGTCTGTTGCGGCAATCCCGAAGCGAAACCGCCGCAGTATGATACGCCGATGACCGTGACCGGGAAGGATGTATTTTATACGATCGACAACCCGATGTACCGGATCATCACCGAGGAAAAGAGCGGGCAGATCGACGAGATCGATCTCAAATTCGCCACGAAGCCCTCGCTGCGGTTCAAATACGGCACTCTCCACTGGAATCCCGACTTCATTGTTGTTCCCGGTGATTTCCCGATGACGGGGTATACGTGGTGGTATGCCCACCATTTCGACAAGCCGGAGTATGAGGTCGAATCCGGCCCCGTATTTTTTTCGATAAAGCGACGGCAGCTCATTCCCGGGCAGGACACCGCATATATGGAGGTGTATTACCGTTTTTATGCGGGGCTTCCGTACTTTATCAGCGAGACGCTCATCGAGGCAAAGAAGGATACGCGAACTTTCGCCATCAGGAACGACGAGCTTGCATTCGGGAGAAACGATTTCAACCTTGTCGGCTGGCGGAACAAGACCCCCGACATGTTCGAGAGTCACCTGGGAGAGATCGGCTCGACCGGCCTTTATTACGAGGGCTACCACAGCGGCCATGTCCTGGGAAGCGCGCTCCCGCCCAACATGGCATGGATCAGCATGTTTAACCGCAACAACGGCTACGGGGTCGGTAGCATTCGCCTCGAATGGGAGAATATAAACCGTCTGACCGGCGAACCCTCGCCGCTCTATAACTCGCACACCGTCATCAGCGAGCATGACGAGGGCCTGTACTGGTTCAGGAGCCTCATTTATTCGCCGAGAGCCATTGAAGGTGTCAGCACGGACGAGCTGGAGAAATACCTCGTCAGGGTTCCAAAAGGCTCGTCCTACCGTGAAAAGAACGCCTATGTCATGTATGCATCGGATAAGGACAATCCCTTCGGGCCTATAGACGATCTCTGGATGAAACTTCGGAAACCGTTGCAGGTGAAAGTAATACAGCCGAAATAGAATTAATGTGTAGAATATCGTAACTGCGCCGGATACACGCGATATCGTGGTTTTAATGACCGAAAGGAACTGACGATCGTGAGCAGAATACTCGTAGTCGATGACGAATCTCTCATGAGGGAATTTATTACCGAGTCGCTCATATCCCATGGCTATGAGGTCGATGACGCCGGGGACGGCTCGCGTGCCCTCGAGTTCATGGGAAACGAGACCTACGATATAATCCTGACCGACTTCAAGATGCCCAAGGTCACCGGTATGGATGTGCTCCGGCGCGCCCGTGAAAAAATGCCCGATGCCAAGGTGATAATCATGACCGCTTACGGCACGGTGGAGAATGCGGTGGAAGCAATGAAACTCGGCGCATTCGACTATATAACAAAGCCTTTCAGCGTCGATGAAATTCTCATTCTGGTCAAACGGGCGCTCGAATTCACCAGACTTCAGAAAGATAACGTCCGGCTCCAGGGCGAGCTCGAAGAAGTATACGGCTCACGGAATATTATCGGGAAATCGACCTCGATGAAAAAGATTTTCGAGGTTATCGATACGGTGAGCACATCACGCTCGACGGTGCTCATTACCGGTGAGTCGGGCACCGGCAAGGAGCTTGTGGCGAGGGCGGTTCACTATTCGAGTCCTCGGCAGAGAGGACCGTTCGTGAAACTGAACTGTGCGGCGCTCCCTTCGGAACTCATGGAAAGCGAGCTTTTCGGGCACGAGAAAGGCGCTTTTACCGGTGCGGTGAAAAAATATCACGGGCGGTTCGAACGTGCGAACGGTGGCACGCTCCTCCTCGATGAGATCAGCGAAATGAGCCCGCATCTTCAGGCAAAACTTCTGCGGGTGCTCCAGGAACGCGAGTTCGAGCCGGTCGGCTCCGCGGAAACCATAAAGGTCGATGTCCGAATCGTGGCCACAACAAACCGCAGCCTGTCCGAGCTGATCGATAAAGGTGAATTCCGTGAAGACCTCTTTTACCGGCTCAATGTCATCAATATTTCACTTCCCCCTCTCCGTGAGCGGCGCTCGGATATACCGATGCTCGCCGAACATTTTCTCAAGAAATACAACGCTGAAAACGGAAAGGCAATCGAGGGTATATCCGACGATGTACTCGATGTATGGCTCGAATATAACTGGCCCGGAAATGTCCGGGAGCTCGAGAATGCTGTCGAACGCGGGGTAGTTCTGTGCAAGGGGAAAATACTCGAGGTTGGCGATATACCGTCCGTAACGGCAGGAAACGGCAGATTGTCCGAGTCCTTTGACGCTCAGCCCGCGGGTGGTATTTCATCTTCGTTCGGGCCGGGAACGACCCTGTCGGATATGGAGCGCGAGCTTATCATGAAAACCCTCCAGTCACAGGGTGGCAACCGTACCAATACCGCCGATGTACTTGGTATCAGTGTGCGGACGCTTCGTAATAAACTCGCGCTGTACGGGGAGATGGATGCCTTTAAAAATTGAGTAAGGTATATAATTACACTGTTTATTCGGGAAATTCATCGCATAAATGATATGGAATATCATAATTGAGACCGTGAGTGGGCAAATATTTCCTGCCCGGTGATTTTTTTACATTACAGGGTGTTTTTTGAATTGTTTTACAGTCGATTCTGAAGGGATAACGAACAAGGATAAATCAGTATAAGTTGCTGTAAGTATAGAAGTAATTGTGTATTCGCTGTGCGCTGCGGATCCCTTTTGGCACATACTTTGCACCAATAAACCGGCGGATACCTGTATACAATGAGATTTACAGACACATACATGGTCAGCAGCACGGGAAGAGACAAATGATAAAAGAACTGCTTTTCAATCAGAAACCGGATATTCTCCTGACAAAGATGCTCGACAAGTCAGCCCTGAACCAGCGGGTGATAGCATCGAATGTGGCGAATATCGGTACACCGGGTTATGAACGGCTCGGAGTCAGTTTCGATGAGAAGCTTTCCCGGGCTATGAGGCTGAGCAAAAAAATAAAAATATCGGATCCCCGTCACATACCGTCGCCGGACTGGGTCAAGGAAATAAAACCCGAGGTTGTCAAGATTGAAGACGGATACTGGAACGGCATCAACAATGTCAATATAGACGAGGAAATGGTCGATTTGGCGAAAACACAGCTCGATTTCAACAGCGCCGCACGTCTCATGAACCTGCGGTTCACCCAGCTCAGAACAGCGATCAGGGGGAGGCGGTAATCCATGAAGATAATACCCCTCAAAGACCATATGTTCCGGGGTAACATCTACCGTTCAATCGATATAGCCGCTTCGGGAATGACGACCCAGCGGCAGCGGATGGACGCCATCGCCTCGAACATCGCTAACGCCCAGGTGACCAATGTGGACGGCAACGGCAGCCCCTATCTCAGGAAACATGTTGTCATGAGTAAAGTGCCCGATCGGACATTTGAAGCGACCCTCAGGGAATATATGATAAAGCCGCGAACGACCGAATCCGGTCATATTCCGGAAATGAGTGGCAGCAGCCGGGTCAAGGATGTGACTCCTCTGGTCGAGGGGAGTGAAATCGAGATACCCAACATGAGAAAGAATGTCGTCTATGATCCTTCGCATCCTGATGCGGATGCCGATGGTTTTGTTGTATACCCTGACATCAATGTCATCGAGGAGATGACCGATCTCATGGTTGCAAGCAGGGCATTCGATGCAAATGTGACCGTGGTGAATGCCGCGAAGCAGATGATCATGAGGTCGCTCGATATTTAATGAGTCGTTACATGATATACTGTCTGATGATTATTTTTGAGGGAATTTTATAGAGTGGAGTTTTCACGGTTTATGAATGACGAACAGGATTCCGGGACAGCTTGATTGGAGCCGGACATGCTTGATGTAGCGAAAGTTGCCGAATACGGTTCATATTCATACAAACGTGATACACGAACGGGTAAAGACAATCCGGGCGTGAATTTTAATGATATCATGACAGGTTCGGGCGCCATGCCCGATAAACCCGAAGCACCATTTGTCCGTATGGGAAAGGAAACGGAATTAGCCGCTGATTCTCCGGTGGAAGTTGAGATGTATAACCGGAGCGGTACGATTTTCAAGTATAGTTCATATGTCGGCGTAAACCTTGATTTAATCGCATAGTGAGGTAATTTTGGTACGGAAGATCAATCGCAGCACAGTGTACAAAATGCTTATTGCTTTCGGTAACATCTTATTTGTTTTAACAGGGCTCTATATAATAAACTATGATATGGCAACTCCAGTCAATGCCACGGAAGACCGTGAGATACCCCGTGAGGCGGTCATTCCGTTCAGGCAGCTGACGCGAGAGGAGAAGACGCGACAGTTTTTTGAGGATATGGATATCGATACATCGCGGCTGACATCGCATGATATTCATCAGAGTCTTGGGCCATGGGAATCATACATCAGGCAGTATTCCTCCCAGTATAACGTGGATCCCGATCTCGTGAGTGCGATTGTATATGCGGAGAGCAAGGGCGATCCGTTCCGTATTTCAAAAGATGGCGCGCTCGGGCTTATGCAGATTATGCCTGAAACCGCCGGTTTCCTTGGGTTTGACAATGTTCTCGACCCCGAGGAAAACATCCGTGCGGGTGTCATGTACATAGCATGGCTGCTGAGCCGTTACGGCGAGACGCATGCTTTATGGGCATGGAACGCAGGTCCCGCCCGGGTGGATATTAAAGTGATGCCGGGCGAGACACGTAAATTTATCGTCGAGGTCCTGACGGTCAAGAGATTCCTGAAAGAAGCCCATGCGCGGGACGGTTTAAGCTGATTGCTGTAAAAGGATTCCGGATGCCCGACAGCACCCGTGATTGTCCGGATAATCCACAACGGCAATAATAACGGTTTTTTATGCATATTATACTGTTTTTATAATTGTTCTGAATTTTAAAGAAAAATATATGTTTGCAGATGATTTAAGTTGACAAGTTGAATAATTTACCCTAATTTTATAAAGGATAATAAGAACCATTGAGGAGGAATGGGCAGTGAATACTCCTATTACCCGTGTCGGGGGACAGGGTATAGCGCCTCTCAAGCCGCTCGCTGATGGTAAAGTGAAAGACGGCGATGCCTCGTTTGCCGGAACTCTGGAGAAATTTGTCAACGATGTGAATTCTCTCCAGAACCGTGCGGATGAATCGATCGAAAAACTGGCGACCGGAGAAATATCCGATGTTCACCAGGTTATGATCGCGGTTGAGGAAGCGAATACCGCTATGGAGTTCATGCTCGAAATTCGGAACAAAATAATTGAAGCTTACCAGGAAGTCATGCGAATGCCTGTGTAGGTATTCATAAAATGCAGAACCGGTGACACTCTGAACTGTGACCGTTGGATGCTGGTTTAAAAGTGTACCGGATACAGTTCGTCGGATCGGTGGCATGTTCGAATTATTAGAGAGAGTTCTATCGAGATTCAAGGATGTCTGGGTGAAGATGACGCTCAACCAGCGGGTTATAAGCGGAGCGGTCATTGTAGCCATCATAGGAGTTGCCATTTTTTTAGTTTCTCTCTCCGGCAACATGATACAATATTCTCTTCTTTTTGCCGAGCTCAATCCCCAAAGCGCCTCTGAAATTGTATCAATTCTTGAACAGCAGAATGTTCCCTACAAATTGACCCGTAACGGGACAGCGATTGAAGTTCCCGCCGACAGGGTCGACCGTCTCAAGATAGACCTCGTAACCCAGGGACTTCCATCGGAAGGCATTGTTGGTTATGAGATTCTTGACACTACCAATTTTGGCATGTCCGATTTCCTCCAGAAAGTCAATTACCAGCGCGCTCTCATGGGTGAGCTCAGGAAAACCCTCAGAACGCTCGATGAAATCGAGGACGCCAATGTGCATCTCAATATACCCGAACCGACGCTTTTTACCGAAAATGTACAGAAACCGACCGCTTCGGTGACTCTCAAGCTGCGCCGTGGCCGCACCCTTGCACCGAGCACCGTACAGGCGCTCACGAACCTTGTCGGTTCAGCAACCGGTATCGCTCCGGGGGATGTAACGATCGTTGACACGAGAGGGACGCTTCTGACCAAGCCTTCCATGGATGAAATGGCTATGCTTTCCAGCACACAGATGGAAATGAAGGTCAAAGCCGATCAGTATCTTGCCGAAAAGGTCAAAACCATACTCGACGGTGCTTTTGGTGCAGGGATCGCTCTCGTAACCGTCAATTCCGAGCTCAATTTCGACCGTGTGGAGCGGACAACAACCACATACAGCCAGGATACGAGCGCCATTCTCAGCGAGGAACGCGAAGAGGAGACCAATCCCACAACCGAGGGCGGAGGTCGGGAACATACGGTAACGAATTACAATACGGGCAATACGGTGGAGAATTTTGTTGTCAGCCCCGGAAACATCAGCCGGCTCACCGTAAGTGTCATGATAGACGCGAAGGATTCCACATGGGTGGATGAGAACGGGGAACGCCAGGTTGCCAAGGTATCGTGGACCGATGCAGAGCGGTCGCAGATACGCACGATCTGTGAGAATGCGGTTGGGTATGACGCGGGACGCGGTGACCGTCTTGAGGTTGTTGCGCTTCCCTTCGGGACTCGTGAATACGAGGAAGCGGCCGGAGAGCGCCTGACATTTCGGGCCGCTATCATTGACAGCGTCCAGGCAATCGGAATGATTGTTGTCATCCTTGTGGGACTCCTTATATTCTACGTTTTGCTTCGTCAGATAGCCCGTTCCCTGGATCCTTCAAAAGTTTCTCTTCAGATCGATAAAATTCTCGAAAAAGAAAAGAAGGCTATTGTGGAAGAAGAGGAAGTCGAGGTCGAATCTGAAAAGGCCACGCTTATCCGGAAAATTATCTCGAAAGCGTCCATGGATCCGGAAATCACCGCAAAAACGATCAGAACCATTTACCGTGAGGGCAAGGAATAATCCGGGATTGGTTAATGGAGATTGGTTCATAGTTCATAGTTCCTGGTTTGTGGTTTATTGTTTTTGATTTATGGTAGTGAATTCGTATTTGTCTGTTGATATTGAATTAACCGGAAATCTGTTCCTGGTGAATATTGATTGAGAAACAGGGATAAAAAATGTTAGAGCCAACCAGAGCCGCTGCAAAAACTTTTGATGAGCTGACGTCCTATGAAAAAGCGGCTATTGTCCTTGTAGCACTTGGTAAGGACGTTTCCTCACAGGTTATGCGTAACATGCCTGACCGTGAGATAGAGCGTCTGACTGTTGAGATTGCCCGCCTGAAGCAGGTAGACCCGAAGACCGAAATGCAGATTCTGAAGGAGTATTTCTCCATGCTTCAGGCTTCGGAGTATATTTCCGAAGGCGGCATCGATTTTGCCAAGGAACTTCTCGAATCATCGCTCGGAAAAGCCCGGGCCGATGGCATACTCAAGAAGATATCCGAATCCCTGAATCCCGGCGGCTTCGAGCTTCTCAAGGATGTTGACCCTATTCATCTTCTCGAATTTATCAGGAACGAACACCCGCAGACAATCGCGCTCATTCTGTCCCAGCTCAATCCCGGCCAGGCCGCTCAGGTTCTCGGCCAGCTGCCCGAGGATATCCAGACCGATGTTTCCATGCGGATAGCGACAATGGAAAAAATCTCCCCGGAAGTTATCCGCGAGATAGAGAGCGTTCTCGATGTACACCTCAAGGAGGTTATTTCCGGTAACCTGTCGGCTTCGGGTGGTATCAAGGCTATTGCCTCCATTCTCAACCTCGTTGACCGTTCGACCGAGAAATCGATTCTCGGTAACCTCGAAATGGAAAATCCCGAGCTCACCGCAAACATCAAGAACCTCATGTTCGTTTTCGAGGACCTGCTGATTCTCGATGACCGCGGCATCCAGCTTATCCTCAAGGAAGTCGACACGAAAGAGCTCGCGATTGCGTTGAAGGCGGCTTCGGAAGAGCTCAAGAACAAGATTTTCAAGAATGTTTCCGAACGTGTGGTTACCATGATCCAGGAGGAAATGGATTATGCCGGCCCCATGCGTCTGAGCGTTGTCGAGGAAGCCCAGCAGCGAATCGTAGAAATTGTCCGTCGTCTCGAGGAAGAGCAGCAGATCGTTATTGTCCGCGGCGGCGAAGGCGGCGAGATTTTTGTCTGACAATTCCGGTGTCACTCGATATTTTTCGCGGGAGTGTCCTTTGTCGAATGTCATTAAAAATCCAAAGAATGCCAAAGACCCTTTCATTCTCGATTCTCCGACCGATTCTTCCGGCGCCCGTAAAAAAGTACGCAAACGGAATCCCGATTCTCTCGATTTTTTGAAGACCATATCCGACGAGATTGCCAGTCTCAACGAATCGTTTTCCCGGGCTGCAAGAAGGCAGTCGGATGACCGGAAAAAAGAGCTGGACAGGATATATAACGAAGCGAAAAGCAAGGGTTTTCAGAAGGGTTTTGACGAGGCCCTCGAAAAAGAGCGGTCTGAGAAGATGATCGCCGTAGACATGCTCCTCAAGGATGCTAAGAAAAAGAATAAAAATGCCATCCGCGGGCTCGAACTCAAGGTGATTGACCTTGCTGTCGCGCTCGCCGAGCAGATTACCCGCAAGACCATCGATACGTATCCTGAAATAGTCGAGGATATAATCGAGGAAACCATGGCGTATCTTATCGGGAATGAAACCCTCATGCTCAGGGTTTCCGAGCACGACTTCAAAATTATCAACAATAAATACGACAAGTGGCTTGATCTTGCGGGAAGCGCCAAGGAATTCCGTCTCGAAGTCGATCGCCGTCTCAAACCCGGCGACTGCATCATCGAGACCGAGGGCGGCATTATCGACGCTGTTGTTACGAACCGCCTTGAAACACTCGCCGAGGAACTTATCAAGGTTTCGTCGTGAGTTTGAAAGATTAATTCCACTTTATTTCATATTATTTAATCATCACCATCCGTCCGACCATGCTATAATTGCGCATTTTGAGGTGTGAAATATAAATGCCTGAAGATACAGGATTGCCGTCGTCATCATCCCCGTACCATACAACCGAATGAGTTCCTGGTGTTAATGTTTTTGTGATAAGTTCTTTAATTTTCTGGCCTTGTATGTTATAAACAGTGAGCGTGGTAAAACCAATATCCGAGAGTGAAAACATAATTGTTGTTGATATGTTGAACGGGTTGGGCGAATTTTGTAATGTTATTGGAAATACATGGTTGTGATGTTTGTCGACATCCGATATTGTATCCTCATGGATGCCGTCGTATGAAGCAAACCCTGAGTCGGTAACTATCCATTTCACATTGTTATGGTCAATAACGACACTTCTTTCCGCAGCATATAATAACCACGAGTCGTCACGGTGAAATTTCCATGTGGAACCATCAAAACTTGCCAATCCGGCCCCCGTTATACCTGAATTGTCATAAGCATTGTATATAAACCACAACACGCCATACCTATCAATAACCATTTTCCCCTTGAGATATATATCGGTCGGAGGTCTCATATAATTTTTCCATTGTGATCCATCAAAACTGAATACACCCGAATTATGGGTGTTGAACCACATGACAACATTATTATCAACTGCAATTTCTGTAATTTGGTCGTTTATTTTTAGGTCTGGTATAGGATAATACAACCAGCTTGTTCCGTTAAAACGTACAACGCCGTCTTTCGTGCCGAACCATTTGTTGTTTTTAAGATCGACTGATACAGGCTCATGAATTTGATGACCTGCACTATCATCTCTGTAATTTTTCCACGAGACACCATCATAGCTTGAAACAGCACCGCTCGCGAACCATTTTACATTTTCTTGATCCACTGACATTGACGATATAAAATTATCATGAATTCCGCAATTTTCCGTGGAATATGTTTTCCATGATATTCCATCAAAGCTTAATATTCCTTTTCCTGCTAAAGTAGAAAACCATTTGATATTATTATTGTCAACAACAACTCTATATATATTATTATCAACTAGTTCATTATCTTTTGTATAAGTTTTCCAGTTTGTGCCATCAAAACTTGACACTCCTTTTGTGGCTGTACAGAACCACATAACGTTATTTCTATCAACTGCAATATCATGTACCAAATAACTTTTCGGTCCATTAATAAACCATGTTTCCCACCCGGAGCCGTCAAATCTGCTCAAACCGTTACCCGTGCTTTGTTCCCGTGCAGTGGTTGCAAGCCATGCTACATTATCATCGTCGATAACGACAGTCTTTACCCATTCATCGGGAAGGCCACTATTTTCAGGTATATATTTACTCCATGATTTTCCGTTATTTACAAATAAGCCGGAACTTGTACAGCACCATACATTATTATTTCTATCGACTGCAAGTGAAGAGGCAGGAATTTCAAGACTTCCGTATTTTTTGAAGGCAATATCATCATACCGGTAGATACTTTTATCTGCCAGTGCGAACCATTTTATATTATCAGAACTCACGGCTATTGCATTGATTTGAACATTCGGTAGTCCGTCCTCCTCGGCATAGGCATTCCATGTTGTATCATTATAACTGGTAAGTCCTTTTGATGTTTTGAACCATTTAACATTGTTATTGTCAACCGCTAATAATCGTATGAGAGATGCTCCGGAACTATCCTTGAGATATGTTTTCCACGAAATACCATCAAAGGAAATAATGCCGGTCTGTGTAGACACCCAAAGAATATTGCTTTGGTCAACTTCAAGTGCTTCTATAGTCCCTTGAATGTGAGTAAGTTCCGGAGAATAAACGATCCATGAGCCATTACAGAATAAAACCAATTCACTGGAATTTCCAGTGGTATTACAGCACCAGACAAAATTGTTATTGCCCATGGCTATTTTAGTGAACCTGGAGCGCTGATACTGGCAACAACCTTTTTGTTCCCAAAAGAGTTTTTGTTCATATATGCCGTTGGAACGATTCCATATAATAAGCCCGCCAGTAGTTGCGCAATAAATAAAGTCTTCTTTGATGCATAAATCATTTATATCATTTCCATCAAAGTAATATGTCCATGTTCCTGCATTAATAGAATCTGTTTTGAAAAGTAGTATCAGAGCAATAATCAATAAAAGTATATGTGATTTCATGACAACCTCCTGATAGTTATATATATACGTACACATAATTATTTCAAAAAAAGTTCATCAGTAAAATTACATTTACATTGCTTGATATGGCAACAAAATTCTCTATTCTGATTAGTATAATATATATGCTATAAAATACAAGTAATATATTATGCAAATAATTATCATGTAATAGTTTAATATATTTAATAATATTAAATTATTTATAACATAAACAGAGATTACAATGTCATAAATTCTATAATAATAATTAATTATAATATAATAGTATATAATATAAAAATAATATCATAAATATGATATAAAAATGATAATAATATAACAATTATTAAATTATACGTGACAAAAAATCTATCATATATTATAATAATAACACCAGTGCTATTATAAATTACTTAAATTTTTAAAGGCTCATCCGAAAAATAAGTACCTTAAGGTATAAATATAAATAACAAATAGTTACACAGTTAATACCAGCAATATCCGAAAAAAATGTTTTCTCCCAGAAACCACTTGAAAAAGTCTGTCTGTAAAGGCTTCGCCGTTGGCGAACTTGTCTTGGCTTTGATAGCCACGGTTTAAATGGGGATTTAGAATCTTTACCTCTCAAACCCCAATATAAGGGCATTTAAAGCAATTCATTATTGGCAAGGTACGCATTAATCGGATGAACCATTTTTAAAAGGAGAAAACAATGAAAAAGTACATGCTCATGGTAAATATTTTTGTATATCTTTATATTTTTCTTAATTTTACTTTTTGTAATGC
The sequence above is drawn from the bacterium genome and encodes:
- a CDS encoding sigma-54 dependent transcriptional regulator, giving the protein MSRILVVDDESLMREFITESLISHGYEVDDAGDGSRALEFMGNETYDIILTDFKMPKVTGMDVLRRAREKMPDAKVIIMTAYGTVENAVEAMKLGAFDYITKPFSVDEILILVKRALEFTRLQKDNVRLQGELEEVYGSRNIIGKSTSMKKIFEVIDTVSTSRSTVLITGESGTGKELVARAVHYSSPRQRGPFVKLNCAALPSELMESELFGHEKGAFTGAVKKYHGRFERANGGTLLLDEISEMSPHLQAKLLRVLQEREFEPVGSAETIKVDVRIVATTNRSLSELIDKGEFREDLFYRLNVINISLPPLRERRSDIPMLAEHFLKKYNAENGKAIEGISDDVLDVWLEYNWPGNVRELENAVERGVVLCKGKILEVGDIPSVTAGNGRLSESFDAQPAGGISSSFGPGTTLSDMERELIMKTLQSQGGNRTNTADVLGISVRTLRNKLALYGEMDAFKN
- the flgB gene encoding flagellar basal body rod protein FlgB, which translates into the protein MIKELLFNQKPDILLTKMLDKSALNQRVIASNVANIGTPGYERLGVSFDEKLSRAMRLSKKIKISDPRHIPSPDWVKEIKPEVVKIEDGYWNGINNVNIDEEMVDLAKTQLDFNSAARLMNLRFTQLRTAIRGRR
- the flgC gene encoding flagellar basal body rod protein FlgC, translating into MKIIPLKDHMFRGNIYRSIDIAASGMTTQRQRMDAIASNIANAQVTNVDGNGSPYLRKHVVMSKVPDRTFEATLREYMIKPRTTESGHIPEMSGSSRVKDVTPLVEGSEIEIPNMRKNVVYDPSHPDADADGFVVYPDINVIEEMTDLMVASRAFDANVTVVNAAKQMIMRSLDI
- a CDS encoding lytic transglycosylase domain-containing protein, with protein sequence MATPVNATEDREIPREAVIPFRQLTREEKTRQFFEDMDIDTSRLTSHDIHQSLGPWESYIRQYSSQYNVDPDLVSAIVYAESKGDPFRISKDGALGLMQIMPETAGFLGFDNVLDPEENIRAGVMYIAWLLSRYGETHALWAWNAGPARVDIKVMPGETRKFIVEVLTVKRFLKEAHARDGLS
- the fliE gene encoding flagellar hook-basal body complex protein FliE; amino-acid sequence: MNTPITRVGGQGIAPLKPLADGKVKDGDASFAGTLEKFVNDVNSLQNRADESIEKLATGEISDVHQVMIAVEEANTAMEFMLEIRNKIIEAYQEVMRMPV
- the fliF gene encoding flagellar M-ring protein FliF — encoded protein: MFELLERVLSRFKDVWVKMTLNQRVISGAVIVAIIGVAIFLVSLSGNMIQYSLLFAELNPQSASEIVSILEQQNVPYKLTRNGTAIEVPADRVDRLKIDLVTQGLPSEGIVGYEILDTTNFGMSDFLQKVNYQRALMGELRKTLRTLDEIEDANVHLNIPEPTLFTENVQKPTASVTLKLRRGRTLAPSTVQALTNLVGSATGIAPGDVTIVDTRGTLLTKPSMDEMAMLSSTQMEMKVKADQYLAEKVKTILDGAFGAGIALVTVNSELNFDRVERTTTTYSQDTSAILSEEREEETNPTTEGGGREHTVTNYNTGNTVENFVVSPGNISRLTVSVMIDAKDSTWVDENGERQVAKVSWTDAERSQIRTICENAVGYDAGRGDRLEVVALPFGTREYEEAAGERLTFRAAIIDSVQAIGMIVVILVGLLIFYVLLRQIARSLDPSKVSLQIDKILEKEKKAIVEEEEVEVESEKATLIRKIISKASMDPEITAKTIRTIYREGKE
- the fliG gene encoding flagellar motor switch protein FliG, whose translation is MLEPTRAAAKTFDELTSYEKAAIVLVALGKDVSSQVMRNMPDREIERLTVEIARLKQVDPKTEMQILKEYFSMLQASEYISEGGIDFAKELLESSLGKARADGILKKISESLNPGGFELLKDVDPIHLLEFIRNEHPQTIALILSQLNPGQAAQVLGQLPEDIQTDVSMRIATMEKISPEVIREIESVLDVHLKEVISGNLSASGGIKAIASILNLVDRSTEKSILGNLEMENPELTANIKNLMFVFEDLLILDDRGIQLILKEVDTKELAIALKAASEELKNKIFKNVSERVVTMIQEEMDYAGPMRLSVVEEAQQRIVEIVRRLEEEQQIVIVRGGEGGEIFV